One Drosophila subobscura isolate 14011-0131.10 chromosome U, UCBerk_Dsub_1.0, whole genome shotgun sequence DNA window includes the following coding sequences:
- the LOC117900301 gene encoding neither inactivation nor afterpotential protein C, which translates to MYLPYSQLPDPTDKFEIYEEIAQGVNAKVFRAKELENDRLVALKIQHYDEEHQVSIEEEYRTLRDYCAHPNLPEFYGVYKLSKPNGPDEIWFVLEYCAGGTAVDMVNKLLKLDRRMREEHIAYIIRETCRAAIELNRNHVLHRDIRGDNILLTKNGRVKLCDFGLSRQVDSTLGKRGTCIGSPCWMAPEVVAAMESREPDITVRADVWALGITAIELADGKPPFADMHPTRAMFQIVRNPPPTLMRPTNWSQQINDFVAECLEKNAENRPMMVEMVEHPFLTELIENEEEMQSDLAEMLELSRDVKNLYKEPELFVDRGYIKRFDGKPERMYPEDLAALENPVDESIIDSLRNRMTTGESFSFIGDILLSLNSNELPSEFPPEFHAKYRFKSRSENQPHIFSVADIAYQDMLHHREPQHIVLSGESYSGKSTNARLLIKHLCYLGAGNRGATGRVETSIKAILMMVNAGTPVNNDSTRCVLQYCLTFGKTGKMSGAVFNMYMLEKLRVATCDGTQHNFHIFYYFYDFINQQNQLKDYNLKADRNYRYLRVPPDAPPTKIKYRRDDPEGNVEHFREFENILRDLDFSHKQLETVRKVLAAILNIGNIRFRPSGKYAEVENTDIVSRIAELLRVDEKKFMWSLTNFIMVKGGVAERRQYTSEEARDARDAVASTIYSRLVDFIINRINMNMSFPRAVFGDSNAIVIHDMFGFECFNRNGMEQLMINTLNEQMQYHYNQRIFISEMLEMEAEDIDTINLNFYDNKTALDNLLTKPDGLFYIIDDASRSCQDQDLIMDRVSEKHSQFVKKHTATELSVAHYTGRIIYDTRSFTDINRDFVPPEMIETFRSSLDESIMLMFTNQLTKAGNLTMPFEAVQHKDETERKSYALNTLSAGCISQVNNLRTLSANFRFTCLTLLKMLSQNASLGVHFVRCIRADLEYKPRAFHSDVVQQQMKALGVLDTVIARQKGYSSRLGFDEFLRRYQFLAFDFDEPVEMTKENCRLLFLRLKMEGWALGKSKVFLRYYNDEFLARNYELQVKKVIKVQSMMRALLARKRVKGGKVLKLGKKGPEHGDLAAAKIQKAYRGFRDRVRLPPLVNEKTGQRNENTADFIRPYAKKWREKSIFQVLLHYRAARFQDFVNLSQQVHIYNQRMVGGLNKCTRAVPFERINMREVSSAQLGPLPVPMKKMPFRLDQIPFYDTQYMVDPANSISRQTFPNQLLVQNLEDDEAWDSPLQRNPSMTSCALTYNAYKKEQACQTNWDRMGESDNIYNQGFFRDPQQLRRNQMQQNMNAYNNAYNNYSSSSNPNWGRSGSRRNSLKGYAAPPPPPMPSSNNYHRNNPSQQQQQQRNYQQRSSYPPSDPIRELQNMARNDMGDNSEEPPFNFKAMLRKTNYPRGAETSTYDFNNRRGSDADQQHTFQAPKLRSTGRRYDDEGYNSSSGNYGIARNFGQQRAPPLNQSSSSVGRSFENSNARSFEQAGSYVEEEIAPGVTLSGYAVDI; encoded by the exons ATGTATTTGCCGTATTCGCAATTGCCGGATCCAACGGATAAATTCGAGATCTATGAGGAGATAGCCCAGGGTGTCAATGCCAAAGTATTTCGGGCCAAGGAACTGGAGAACGATCGCCTGGTGGCCCTGAAGATCCAGCACTACGATGAGGAGCATCAGGTGTCCATCGAGGAGGAGTATCGCACGCTCCGCGACTACTGTGCCCATCCCAATCTGCCCGAGTTCTATGGCGTCTACAAGCTGTCGAAGCCCAATGGACCCGATGAGATTTGGTTCGTCTTGGAG TACTGCGCTGGCGGAACCGCCGTGGACATGGTCAACAagctgctgaagctggacCGCAGGATGAGGGAGGAGCACATCGCCTACATCATCCGGGAGACGTGCCGGGCAGCCATCGAGCTGAATCGCAATCATGTCCTGCATCGGGACATCCGTGGCGACAACATTCTGCTGACCAAGAACGGACGGGTGAAGCTCTGCGACTTTGGGCTGTCCCGGCAAGTGGATTCGACACTGGGCAAGCGGGGCACCTGCATTGGTTCGCCCTGTTGGATGGCACCCGAAGTGGTGGCCGCCATGGAGTCCCGGGAGCCCGACATCACCGTGCGGGCAGAtgtctgggctctgggcaTCACCGCCATTGAGTTGGCCGATGGCAAGCCGCCGTTTGCGGACATGCATCCCACGCGGGCCATGTTCCAGATCGTGCGGAATCCGCCGCCGACACTGATGCGACCCACGAACTGGTCCCAGCAGATCAACGACTTTGTGGCCGAGTGCCTGGAGAAGAACGCCGAGAATCGTCCCATGATGGTCGAGATGGTGGAGCATCCCTTCCTCACGGAGCTCATCGAGAACGAGGAGGAGATGCAGTCGGATCTCGCCGAGATGCTGGAGCTGTCGAGGGACGTGAAGAACCTCTACAAGGAGCCCGAACTCTTTGTGGATCGCGGCTACATCAAGCGTTTCGATGGCAAGCCGGAACGCATGTATCCCGAGGATTTGGCTGCACTGGAGAACCCCGTGGACGAGAGCATCATTGACTCTCTGCGGAATCGCATGACGACGGGTGAATCGTTCAGCTTCATAGGCGACATTCTGCTGTCCCTGAACTCGAACGAGCTGCCAAGTGAATTCCCACCGGAG TTCCATGCCAAGTACCGCTTCAAGTCGCGCTCGGAGAACCAGCCGCATATCTTTTCCGTGGCCGACATTGCCTACCAGGACATGCTGCACCATCGCGAGCCGCAGCACATTGTGCTGTCCGGGGAGAGCTACTCGGGCAAGTCCACCAATGCCCGACTGCTGATCAAGCATCTGTGCTATCTGGGTGCCGGCAATCGAGGCGCCACCGGGCGCGTGGAGACCTCCATCAAGGCCATACTGATGATGGTGAATGCCGGCACACCCGTCAACAACGACTCCACCCGCTGTGTCCTGCAGTACTGCCTGACCTTCGGCAAGACGGGCAAGATGAGTGGCGCCGTGTTCAACATGTACAtgctggagaagctgcgcgTGGCCACCTGCGATGGCACCCAGCACAACTTCCACATCTTCTACTACTTCTACGACTTCATCAACCAGCAGAATCAGCTGAAGGACTACAACCTGAAGGCGGATCGCAACTATCGCTATCTGCGCGTGCCTCCAGATGCGCCGCCCACCAAGATCAAGTATCGCCGCGACGATCCCGAGGGCAATGTGGAGCACTTCCGCGAGTTCGAGAACATCCTCAGGGACCTGGACTTTAgccacaagcagctggagacGGTGCGCAAGGTGCTGGCTGCCATCCTGAACATTGGCAACATTCGCTTCCGGCCATCCGGCAAGTACGCCGAGGTGGAGAACACGGACATTGTGTCGCGCATTGCCGAGCTCCTCCGCGTGGATGAGAAGAAGTTCATGTGGTCCCTGACCAACTTTATAATGGTCAAGGGCGGTGTGGCCGAGCGGCGGCAGTACACCTCGGAGGAGGCGCGCGATGCACGCGATGCTGTGGCCAGCACCATTTACTCCCGATTGGTGGACTTTATTATCAACAGGATCAACATGAACATGTCCTTTCCCAGAGCAGTCTT TGGCGATTCTAATGCCATTGTTATCCATGACATGTTCGGCTTTGAGTGCTTCAATCGGAATGGCATGGAGCAGCTGATGATCAACACGCTGAATGAGCAGATGCAATACCACTACAATCAGCGCATTTTCATCAGCGAAATGCTGGAAATGGAGGCCGAGGACATAGACACCATCAACCTGAACTTCTATGACAACAAGACGGCGCTGGATAATCTGCTGACCAAACCCGATGGCCTCTTCTACATCATTGACGATGCCTCACGCTCTTGCCAGGATCAGGACTTGATTATGG ATCGCGTTTCGGAGAAACACAGCCAGTTTGTGAAGAAGCACACTGCCACTGAGCTATCCGTGGCCCACTATACGGGGCGCATCATCTACGATACTCGCTCCTTCACCGACATCAATCGTGACTTTGTGCCACCGGAAATGATTGAGACTTTCCGCTCCTCGCTGGACGAGAGCATAATGCTCATGTTCACCAATCAACTGACCAAAGCTGGCAATCTAACAATGCCCTTTGAGGCTGTCCAGCATAAGGATGAAACTGAGCGCAAGTCTTAT GCCCTCAACACACTGAGTGCTGGCTGCATCTCGCAGGTGAACAATTTGCGCACTTTGTCGGCCAATTTCCGCTTCACCTGCCTGACGCTGCTCAAAATGCTCAGCCAAAATGCCAGTCTGGGAGTGCACTTTGTGCGCTGCATACGCGCGGACTTGGAGTACAAGCCGCGTGCCTTCCACTCGGACGTGGTGCAGCAACAGATGAAGGCTCTGGGTGTCCTCGATACGGTCATTGCCAGGCAAAAGGGTTACAGCTCTCGACTGGGCTTCGATGAGTTCCTAAGACG CTATCAATTTCTCGCCTTTGACTTTGATGAGCCCGTGGAAATGACCAAAGAGAATTGTCGTTTATTATTCTTACGCCTCAAGATGGAGGGCTGGGCTCTGGGCAAGTCCAAAGTGTTTTTGCGCTACTACAATGATGAGTTCTTGGCCAG AAACTACGAGCTGCAAGTGAAGAAAGTCATCAAAGTGCAGTCCATGATGCGAGCCCTTTTAGCCCGAAAACGTGTCAAGGGCGGCAAAGTCTTAAAGT TGGGCAAAAAGGGACCGGAGCATGGCgatttggctgctgccaaaatacaaaaag CCTATCGTGGGTTCCGTGACCGCGTTCGCCTGCCGCCGCTGGTCAACGAGAAGACGGGCCAACGGAACGAGAACACCGCCGACTTCATTCGTCCCTATGCCAAGAAGTGGCGAGAGAAGTCCATCTTCCAGGTCCTGCTGCACTACAGAGCGGCGCGCTTCCAGGACTTCGTCAATCTCTCGCAGCAG GTGCACATCTACAACCAGCGCATGGTCGGCGGCCTCAACAAGTGCACTCGGGCGGTGCCCTTCGAGCGCATTAACATGCGGGAGGTAAGCTCCGCACAGCTGGGACCCCTGCCCGTGCCCATGAAGAAGATGCCCTTCCGCCTGGATCAGATACCCTTCTACGACACACAGTACATGGTGGATCCGGCCAATTCGATATCGCGGCAAACGTTTCCCAATCAGCTGCTGGTGCAAAACCTCGAGGACGATGAGGCCTGGGACAGTCCGCTGCAGCGCAACCCCTCGATGACTTCCTGTGCACTGACCTACAATGCTTACAAGAAGGAGCAGGCCTGCCAGACCAATTGGGACCGCATGGGAGAGAGCGATAATATTTACAATCAAGGGTTCTTCAGAGATCCACAGCAGTTGAGGAG AAaccaaatgcaacaaaatatgaatGCCTACAACAATGCctacaacaactacagcagcagcagcaatccgaACTGGGGTCGCTCCGGCTCGCGTCGTAATTCCCTCAAGGGCTATGcggcgccaccgccaccaccgatGCCCTCGTCCAACAATTACCATCGCAATAATCCcagtcagcagcaacagcagcagcgtaacTATCAGCAACGCTCCTCGTATCCACCTTCAGATCCCATAAGGGAGCTACAAAACATGGCACGCAACGACATGGGAGAT AACTCCGAGGAGCCTCCGTTCAACTTCAAGGCCATGCTGCGCAAGACAAACTATCCCAGGGGCGCGGAGACCAGCACCTATGACTTCAACAATCGCCGGGGGTCGGACGCCGACCAGCAGCACACATTCCAGGCGCCCAAGCTGCGCTCCACTGGACGCCGCTACGACGATGAGGGCTACAACAGCTCGTCGGGCAACTATGGGATAGCAAGAAACTTTGGCCAGCAGCGGGCACCGCCCCTGAATCAGAGCAGCTCCAGTGTGGGTCGCAGCTTTGAGAACAGCAATGCCAGATCCTTCGAGCAGGCGGGCTCCTATGTGGAAGAGGAAATTGCACCGGGAGTGACACTATCCGGCTATGCAGTGGATATATAA
- the LOC117900302 gene encoding MTOR-associated protein MEAK7 — protein MGNASGKRESDNMYTSEEMRMLESAYKNASGGALERLTSDRLVETWSQTIERSLAESTAQFLFIPTKPGQQTVNIPLKKFAEPYYIMERGTMDQKMHMLLGSLRRNGADHFNVKQLEQYLYSVIKSYVHLETTAKGSSIKDWQELGFLTTERSACSLAKGLMRNMGKELEHSMHSEALERWLHVTPQFLLMWREVFVQLYSRHGGSKRHIIKEVEIPILPELCDAPSHSQYRPIIELPHVLYINAQLTRELRHKWRFLFSSKIHGESFSTMLGKIVDKGPTLFFIEDEDQYIFGGYASQSWSLKPQFCGDDSSLLFTLSPAMRCFSATGYNDHYQYLNLNQQTMPNGLGMGGQFEFWGLWIDCMFGDGQSVETCSTYRDYVQLSKRKQFKIRNMEVWAVGDLPVKGEDEEGGDGQKRSILDGNLEDRAMLEIAGKTMHSDGLREPGMDD, from the exons ATGGGTAATGCGAGCGGTAAACGGGAGTCGGACAACATGTACACCTCCGAGGAGATGCGGATGCTGGAGTCTGCCTACAAGAATGCATCGGGCGGCGCTCTGGAAAGGCTGACCTCAGACCGACTTGTT GAAACATGGTCCCAGACCATCGAACGTTCGCTGGCCGAGAGCACGGctcagtttttgtttattccaACGAAGCCCGGCCAGCAAACTGTCAACATACCGCTGAAAAAGTTCGCCGAACCCTACTACATCATGGAGCGCGGCACGATGGATCAGAAAATGCACATGTTGTTGGGCTCCCTGCGACGAAATGGAGCCGATCACTTCAATGTCAAGCAACTGGAGCAG TATTTGTACTCCGTCATCAAGAGCTACGTGCATTTGGAGACCACTGCCAAGGGTTCCAGCATCAAGGACTGGCAGGAGTTGGGCTTCCTCACCACAGAGCGTTCGGCTTGCTCGTTAGCCAAGGGTCTCATGCGGAACATGggcaaggagctggagcataGTATGCACAGTGAAGCACTGGAACGTTGGCTGCACGTCACGCCGCAGTTTCTGCTGATGTGGCGCGAGGTTTTCGTTCAATTGTATTCCCGTCATGGCGGCAGCAAGCGTCACATAATCAAGGAAGTGGAAATTCCCATACTCCCAGAGCTGTGTG ATGCTCCCAGCCATAGTCAGTATCGCCCAATCATCGAACTGCCGCACGTCTTGTACATTAACGCTCAATTAACCCGCGAGCTGCGCCACAAGTGGCGTTTTCTCTTCTCATCGAAAATCCATGGCGAAAGCTTCTCCACCATGCTGGGCAAAATCGTGGACAAGGGACCCACGTTGTTCTTCATCGAAGACGAGGATCAGTACATCTTTGGCGGCTATGCGTCCCAATCGTGGTCTCTGAAGCCGCAATTCTGCGGCGATGATAGCTCATTGCTGTTCACACTAAGCCCCGCCATGCGGTGCTTTTCGGCCACCGGCTACAACGATCATTATCAGTATCTGAATTTGAATCAGCAGACAATGCCCAATGGCCTG GGAATGGGTGGACAGTTCGAATTTTGGGGCCTGTGGATTGACTGCATGTTTGGCGATGGACAAAGTGTGGAAACCTGTTCCACATACCGAGATTATGTGCAGCTAAG CAAACGAAAGCAGTTCAAAATACGCAATATGGAGGTCTGGGCCGTGGGCGATTTACCCGTCAAAGGCGAAGATGAAGAAGGTGGTGATGGTCAG AAACGCTCAATCTTAGATGGCAATTTGGAGGATCGCGCAATGTTGGAAATTGCCGGCAAGACAATGCATTCAGATGGTCTACGTGAGCCCGGCATGGATGATTGA
- the LOC117901872 gene encoding armadillo repeat-containing protein gudu, translated as MIGTGSSNTTRQRKIREQCGSCPNRFSKDKRQVVAEDSDSTEVESSTDEEDRWKEVARTAEIPADYYNIQKLVKYIKAGNQTATIVSLCCLKDYDLSTQINQFAIQDIGGLDVLVNILECSDTKCCLGALTVLSEITLNIDIRKTIVDLDGIPLIVDILNSSMKDLKTMAAETLANVSKVRLARKYVRTCGGIPKLVDLVDIKLSILQTPRDQLNGDDLESLNMARAGARALWTLADSKHNMEQMRKSGIVPLMARLLKSCHIDVVIPIMGTVQKCSSEPKFQLAITTEGMIADIVTHLSAECTDLKMEGSTAIYKCAFDETTRDLVREAGGLEPLVTIIKDKTVRENKPLLRGATGAIWMCAISDVNVSMLDNMRTVNHLVALLSDEDDEVLTNVTGALSECVRFQSNRIALRQAGGLPLMVALLNSSHAPLLENLAKSLKECAEDPDSMRILEDLDAVRLIWSLLKNTSARVQAHAAYAICPCVRNANDSAELVRSLVGAMELVVGLLKSRDIMVLSAVCAAIATIAQDQTNLAILSDLRVIYKLADLVNTTDDLLRMNLAAAVAACACFGNNTEELGRLRTVTPIVTYMTSDNPLVHRSTAMALEKLSMDPQNCITMHQSGVVPFLLECIGSTNKELQLAAAGCLRNIRELALRAEEYLLKIDDD; from the exons atgattggCACCGGTTCGAGCAATACAACGCGTCAGCGCAAGATTCGCGAGCAATGCGGCTCCTGTCCAAATCGCTTCTCGAAGGACAAGCGCCAGGTGGTGGCCGAGGATTCAGACTCCACTGAGGTGGAGTCCTCTACGGACGAGGAGGATCGCTGGAAGGAAGTGGCACGCACGGCCGAGATACCCGCCGACTACTACAACATCCAGAAGCTCGTGAAGTACATCAAGGCGGGCAACCAGACGGCCACCATTGTGTCGCTCTGCTGCCTCAAGGACTACGATCTGAGCACGCAAATCAATCAGTTTGCCATCCAGGACATTGGCGGGCTGGACGTACTGGTCAACATCCTCGAGTGCAGCGACACAAAGTGCTGCCTGGGCGCCCTCACGGTGCTCTCCGAGATTACGCTCAACATAGACATACGCAAGACGATTGTGGATCTGGATGGCATACCGCTGATTGTGGACATTCTGAACTCCTCCATGAAGGACCTCAAGACCATGGCCGCGGAGACGCTGGCGAATGTGAGCAAGGTGCGTTTGGCGCGCAAATATGTGCGCACCTGCGGGGGCATTCCCAAGTTGGTGGATCTCGTGGACATCAAGCTGAG CATCCTGCAAACTCCTCGCGATCAACTCAATGGCGACGATCTGGAGTCCCTCAACATGGCACGCGCGGGGGCACGTGCGCTGTGGACCCTCGCGGACTCCAAGCACAACATGGAGCAGATGCGGAAGAGCGGCATTGTGCCACTGATGGCACGCCTGCTCAAGTCCTGCCACATCGATGTGGTCATACCCATCATGGGCACGGTGCAGAAGTGCTCCTCGGAGCCGAAGTTCCAGCTGGCCATCACCACGGAGGGCATGATCGCGGACATTGTGACGCATCTGAGTGCCGAGTGCACCGATCTCAAGATGGAGGGCAGCACGGCCATCTACAAGTGCGCGTTCGACGAGACCACCAGGGATCTGGTGCGCGAGGCGGGCGGACTGGAGCCGCTCGTGACCATCATCAAGGACAAGACGGTGCGGGAGAACAAGCCGCTGCTGCGCGGCGCCACGGGTGCCATCTGGATGTGCGCCATTTCGGATGTGAATGTCAGCATGCTGGACAACATGCGCACCGTGAACCACCTGGTGGCTCTGCTcagcgacgaggacgacgaggTGCTGACCAATGTCACTGGCGCCCTCTCCGAGTGCGTGCGCTTCCAGAGCAACAGAATTGCCCTGCGGCAGGCCGGTGGCTTGCCGCTGATGGTGGCGCTGCTCAACTCCTCGCACGCCCCGCTGCTCGAGAATCTCGCCAAGTCGCTGAAGGAGTGCGCCGAGGATCCGGACAGCATGCGCATCCTGGAGGACCTTGACGCTGTGCGTCTGATCTGGTCGCTGCTGAAGAACACCAGTGCCCGGGTGCAGGCCCACGCCGCCTACGCCATCTGTCCGTGTGTGCGCAATGCCAACGACTCCGCCGAGCTGGTGCGCAGCCTCGTGGGCGCCATGGAGCTGGTCGTGGGTCTGCTCAAGTCTCGGGACATTATGGTGCTGTCCGCGGTGTGCGCGGCCATTGCCACGATTGCCCAGGACCAGACCAATCTGGCCATTCTCTCCGATCTGCGGGTTATCTACAAGCTGGCGGACTTGGTCAACACCACAGACGATCTGCTGCGCATGAACCTCGCTGCCGCGGTGGCCGCCTGCGCCTGCTTCGGCAACAACACGGAGGAGCTGGGACGCCTGCGCACGGTCACCCCCATTGTCACCTACATGACCAGTGACAATCCCCTGGTGCATCGCAGCACGGCCATGGCGCTGGAGAAGCTCTCGATGGATCCACAGAACTGCATCACAATGCACCAG AGCGGAGTTGTTCCCTTTCTGCTGGAGTGCATTGGCTCCACcaacaaggagctgcagctggctgccgctggctgcctgcGCAACATCCGTGAGTTGGCTCTGCGCGCCGAGGAGTATCTGCTCAAGATTGACGATGATTAG
- the LOC117900424 gene encoding ras-related and estrogen-regulated growth inhibitor — translation MNATSPKSSLVKLGLHTNKQKTLKVMVLGQSGVGKTAMVVRFITRRFIGEYDPNLEKIYTCQTTLDKEQVQFDILDATGQLQELDGVTLESNIRWADAFILMYSITDKCSFDECSRLKFLINYNKRRRKLGSASKDYTLDIPVILVGNKTDQPGDRMVSLEEGQRRFRELSCACFHEISVRESVDQVLNVFRDVFRFWRVFTKFPKLKRSTSDVANAADGILTPDSGSCSFYDASSLGAGRRSFLVIGSACLEESSGDHTESTDEIASSSLSSSRSDIDAPFRSRASTDGTLLSRPRRWRYPPPGCLLPHTNRVERRMSISTRGSNASY, via the exons ATGAATGCCACCTCGCCAAAGTCATCGCTGGTCAAGCTCGGCCTTcacaccaacaaacaaaagacgcTCAAGGTGATGGTGCTCGGCCAGAGCGGTGTGGGCAAGACGG CCATGGTGGTGCGTTTTATCACACGCCGCTTTATAGGGGAATATGACCCGAATCTGGAGAAGATCTACACGTGTCAAACGACACTGGACAAGGAGCAGGTGCAGTTCGATATACTCGATGCCACAGGACAGCTGCAG GAACTGGATGGTGTCACACTGGAGTCGAATATACGCTGGGCGGATGCCTTCATTCTGATGTACTCGATTACGGACAAGTGCTCCTTCGATGAGTGCAGTCGCTTGAAGTTTCTCATTAACTACAACAAGCGAAGACGCAAGCTGGGATCAGCCAGTAAA GACTACACTCTGGATATACCTGTAATATTGGTGGGCAACAAGACAGATCAGCCCGGAGATCGCATGGTAAGCCTGGAAGAGGGACAGCGTCGTTTTAGGGAGCTCTCCTGTGCTTGTTTTCATGAGATTTCCGTCAGAGAGAGCGTGGATCAG GTACTCAATGTGTTCCGTGATGTGTTTCGCTTTTGGCGCGTGTTCACCAAATTCCCCAAGCTCAAACGTTCCACCAGCGATGTGGCCAATGCGGCCGATGGCATTCTGACGCCCGATTCCGGGTCGTGTTCCTTCTACGATGCCTCGTCGCTGGGCGCGGGGCGGCGCTCGTTCCTGGTCATTGGCAGCGCCTGCCTGGAGGAGAGCAGCGGCGACCACACAGAATCCACAGATGAGATTGCGAGCAGCAGCCTGAGCAGCTCTCGCAGCGACATCGATGCACCGTTCCGCAGTCGAGCCTCAACGGATGGCACCTTGTTGTCGCGGCCCAGGCGCTGGCGTTATCCGCCGCcgggctgcctgctgccgcacACAAATCGCGTGGAGCGACGCATGAGCATTTCCACGAGGGGCAGCAATGCCAGCTACTGA
- the LOC117901611 gene encoding probable trehalose-phosphate phosphatase C has translation MPEKRVAPVISRLEEFEQKLPGYLNSHNKLAILLDYDGTLAPIADNPSKTQMPVELEKTLHKLAKHPQVFLAVISGRGLKDVQAHVSINGTTYAGNHGLEIEYPDGSRHDYELPAEIKKNYTDMVRELKEQVEKNGAWVEDKRVSLTYHYRDTPVELKDAQKQLATEICLRHGFRANQAHEAIEAKPPVNWNKGEAALYILKQKFGDNWHKDVRVVFAGDDTTDEDAMRVLQGLGRSFRIATDEQIQTFADFRLPKQALMTDLLKWIAQVYVS, from the exons ATGCCCGAGAAGAGAGTTGCACCCGTGATCAGCCGCCTGGAGGAGTTCGAGCAGAAGCTGCCTGG CTACCTGAATAGCCACAACAAGTTGGCAATTCTTTTGGATTACGATGGCACTTTGGCGCCCATTGCGGATAATCCCAGCAAGACACAGATGCCCGTGGAACTGGAGAAGACACTCCACAAATTGGCCAAGCATCCGCAAGTCTTTCTGGCTGTCATCTCGGGTCGTGGCCTGAAGGATGTCCAGGCTCACGTCAGCATCAATGGCACCACTTATGCGGGCAATCATGGCCTGGAGATCGAGTATCCCGATGGCTCGAGGCACGACTACGAGCTGCCCGCCGAAATCAAAAAGAACTACACGGACATGGTCAGGGAGCTCAAGGAGCAGGTGGAGAAGAATGGCGCCTGGGTGGAGGATAAGCGCGTGTCGCTCACCTATCACTACCGCGACACACCTGTGGAGCTGAAGGACGCGCAGAAGCAGCTGGCCACGGAGATCTGTCTGCGCCATGGGTTCCGGGCAAATCAGGCCCATGAGGCCATTGAGGCTAAACCTCCAGTCAATTGGAACAAGGGCGAGGCTGCCCTCTACATTCTGAAGCAGAAGTTTGGTGACAACTGGCACAAGGATGTGAGAGTTGTTTTTGCCGGCGATGATACCACCGATGAAGATGCCATGAGG GTTCTCCAGGGCTTGGGTCGCTCATTCCGCATTGCCACCGATGAACAGATCCAGACCTTTGCAGACTTTCGATTGCCCAAACAGGCTCTCATGACTGATCTTCTCAAGTGGATAGCCCAAGTTTATGTGTCCTAG